A region of Curvibacter sp. AEP1-3 DNA encodes the following proteins:
- a CDS encoding branched-chain amino acid ABC transporter permease, translating into MQFLQLLISGVAQGCIYGLIALGFVLIYKATETVSFAQGELMMLGAFGGLVGMTMLGMPYWIAVPSAILGMALFGVFLERLVIRPILGQPAFSIVMLTIGIGYVARGLITMIPGIGTDTNALPVPYKDEILKFGGNDMGIGALVLNVEHLVIIGATGVLCVLLFALFRYTKLGIAMQAASQNQLAAYYMGIPVQRLNGLAWGLAAAVAAIAGILLAPITFVHANMGFIGLKAFPAAVVGGFGSLPGAIVGGLVIGLVESFAGFYLPDGFKDTAAYVVVLVMLMVKPNGLFGEKLRKKV; encoded by the coding sequence GTGCAGTTCCTTCAATTGCTGATCAGCGGCGTGGCACAGGGGTGCATTTACGGCCTGATCGCGCTCGGCTTTGTATTGATCTACAAAGCCACCGAAACCGTGAGCTTCGCCCAGGGCGAACTGATGATGCTGGGCGCCTTCGGCGGACTGGTGGGCATGACCATGCTCGGAATGCCCTACTGGATTGCTGTACCCAGCGCGATCTTGGGCATGGCCCTCTTCGGCGTGTTCCTGGAGCGTCTGGTCATTCGCCCCATTTTGGGGCAGCCTGCTTTCTCGATCGTGATGCTCACCATCGGCATCGGCTATGTGGCGCGCGGCCTGATCACCATGATCCCCGGCATCGGCACCGACACCAACGCTTTGCCCGTGCCCTACAAAGACGAGATCCTGAAGTTCGGCGGCAATGACATGGGCATAGGCGCCTTGGTGCTCAACGTAGAGCACCTCGTCATCATCGGCGCCACCGGCGTGTTGTGCGTGCTCTTGTTTGCGCTGTTCCGCTATACCAAGCTGGGCATCGCCATGCAGGCAGCCTCCCAGAACCAGCTAGCCGCTTACTACATGGGCATTCCGGTTCAGCGCCTCAATGGTTTGGCTTGGGGCCTGGCGGCTGCGGTGGCTGCGATTGCAGGCATCCTGCTCGCGCCCATTACCTTCGTACACGCCAACATGGGCTTTATCGGCCTCAAGGCCTTCCCGGCCGCGGTGGTGGGCGGCTTCGGCAGCCTGCCGGGCGCCATTGTGGGCGGGCTGGTGATCGGCCTGGTGGAGTCCTTTGCCGGCTTCTACTTGCCTGATGGCTTCAAGGACACAGCCGCCTACGTGGTGGTGCTCGTCATGCTGATGGTCAAACCCAACGGTTTGTTCGGCGAAAAATTGCGGAAGAAAGTCTGA
- a CDS encoding acyl-CoA thioesterase, whose amino-acid sequence MSTVSSSSHVQLPTDQELVLKVIPMPGDCNANGDIFGGWVMAQVDLAGSVLPARYTQGRMATVAVNEFIFKQPVRVGDILSFFSKVSRIGRTSIAVKVEVYAERYRSQGQYTKVTEASLTYVAIDDQGRPRPIPKTNE is encoded by the coding sequence ATGTCTACCGTTTCAAGTTCCAGCCACGTTCAATTGCCTACCGACCAGGAGCTGGTGCTCAAAGTGATCCCCATGCCGGGCGACTGCAATGCCAACGGCGACATCTTCGGCGGCTGGGTCATGGCCCAGGTCGACTTGGCCGGCTCGGTGCTGCCTGCTCGCTACACCCAGGGGCGTATGGCCACCGTGGCGGTGAACGAGTTCATCTTCAAGCAACCGGTGCGGGTGGGCGACATCCTGAGTTTCTTCAGCAAGGTGAGCCGCATCGGCCGCACCTCTATCGCCGTCAAAGTCGAGGTGTATGCCGAGCGTTACCGCTCACAAGGGCAGTACACCAAAGTCACCGAGGCGTCACTCACCTATGTCGCGATTGACGACCAGGGACGCCCCCGCCCCATACCTAAAACCAACGAATAG
- a CDS encoding ABCB family ABC transporter ATP-binding protein/permease — protein MRPSGLPAAAPAAISSASAVQPKSDWSTLQRLFPYLWTYKWRVLAALAFMVGAKLANVGVPLLLKNLVDAMTIKPGDAAAVLVVPMALLVGYGALRLCTSLFSELRELVFAKATEGAARSISLQVFRHLHAMSLRFHLERQTGGMTRDIERGTRGVHSLISYSLYSIVPTLIEVALVLTLLAVKFDVWFAWITGIALVVYIAFTVTVTEWRTQFRKKMNEMDSTAHSRAIDSLLNYETVKYFNNEEFEARRYDENLERYRKAAVKSQTTLSVLNTGQQLIIATALVTMLWRATQGVVDGRMTLGDLVMVNAFMIQLYIPLNFLGVIYREIKQSLTDLEKMFSLMEREREIADAPDAQPLQLAADGTDASVRFEGVTFSYDPAGSKAAAGTEARTILHHISFEIPAGKTVAVVGPSGSGKSTLARLLFRFYDVQQGRITIAGQDIRNVTQSSVRQAIGIVPQDTVLFNDTVEYNIAYGRPGASRAEVEAAAKAAHIHRFIAAAPRGYDTMVGERGLKLSGGEKQRVAIARTLLKNPPVMIFDEATSALDSANERAIQAELQGVSRNKTTLVIAHRLSTVVDAHEILVMDAGHIIERGNHAELLAANGRYASMWALQQSGE, from the coding sequence ATGCGCCCCTCCGGTCTCCCCGCAGCAGCTCCTGCTGCGATCTCCTCTGCCTCCGCTGTGCAGCCCAAGTCCGACTGGAGCACTCTTCAGCGCCTCTTTCCCTACTTGTGGACCTACAAATGGCGTGTGCTGGCAGCCCTGGCGTTCATGGTAGGGGCGAAGCTCGCCAACGTGGGCGTGCCCCTGCTGCTGAAAAACCTGGTGGATGCGATGACCATCAAACCCGGCGACGCTGCGGCGGTGCTGGTGGTGCCTATGGCACTGCTGGTGGGGTATGGCGCTTTGCGCCTGTGCACGTCTTTGTTTAGTGAGCTGCGCGAGCTGGTGTTTGCCAAGGCTACCGAGGGCGCTGCGAGGTCCATTAGCCTGCAAGTGTTCCGCCATCTGCATGCCATGAGTTTGCGCTTTCACTTGGAGCGCCAGACCGGGGGCATGACCCGCGACATCGAGCGGGGCACCCGTGGCGTGCATTCGCTGATCAGCTATTCGCTCTACAGCATCGTGCCCACCCTGATCGAGGTGGCGTTAGTGCTGACGCTGCTGGCGGTCAAGTTCGATGTCTGGTTTGCCTGGATCACCGGGATTGCGCTTGTTGTTTACATCGCTTTCACGGTCACGGTCACCGAATGGCGCACGCAGTTCCGCAAAAAGATGAATGAGATGGACAGCACGGCCCACAGCCGCGCCATCGATTCACTGCTGAACTACGAGACGGTCAAGTACTTCAACAACGAAGAATTCGAAGCCCGGCGCTATGACGAAAACCTGGAGCGCTACCGCAAGGCGGCCGTCAAGAGCCAGACTACGCTTTCGGTGCTCAATACCGGGCAGCAGCTCATCATTGCCACCGCTCTGGTCACCATGCTGTGGCGCGCTACCCAAGGCGTGGTGGACGGGCGCATGACGCTGGGCGATCTGGTCATGGTCAATGCCTTCATGATCCAGCTTTATATTCCGCTGAACTTTCTGGGTGTGATCTACCGGGAGATCAAGCAAAGCCTGACCGACCTGGAGAAGATGTTCAGCCTCATGGAGCGTGAGCGCGAGATCGCGGATGCACCCGATGCACAACCCCTGCAGTTGGCAGCTGATGGCACAGACGCCAGCGTGCGGTTTGAAGGTGTCACTTTCAGCTACGACCCTGCAGGCAGCAAGGCAGCTGCAGGCACCGAGGCGCGCACCATCCTGCACCACATCAGCTTCGAGATTCCTGCGGGCAAAACGGTCGCTGTGGTGGGGCCCAGTGGTTCAGGCAAATCGACGCTGGCGCGCTTGCTCTTCCGTTTTTACGATGTGCAGCAGGGCCGCATCACCATTGCCGGGCAGGACATCCGCAATGTGACACAAAGCAGCGTGCGTCAGGCCATCGGCATCGTGCCGCAGGACACGGTGCTTTTTAACGACACGGTGGAATACAACATCGCCTACGGGCGACCCGGTGCCAGCCGCGCCGAGGTCGAGGCAGCGGCCAAAGCGGCGCACATTCACCGCTTTATTGCGGCAGCCCCCCGAGGCTACGACACCATGGTGGGTGAGCGAGGTCTCAAGCTCAGCGGTGGAGAAAAACAGCGTGTGGCGATTGCCCGAACCCTGCTCAAGAACCCTCCGGTCATGATCTTTGATGAAGCTACCAGCGCGCTGGACAGTGCCAACGAGCGCGCCATTCAGGCGGAGCTGCAAGGCGTTTCCCGCAACAAGACAACGCTGGTGATTGCTCACCGCTTGTCCACGGTCGTGGACGCTCACGAGATACTGGTGATGGATGCAGGTCACATCATTGAACGCGGTAACCATGCCGAACTATTGGCGGCCAATGGGCGTTACGCGTCCATGTGGGCCTTGCAGCAAAGCGGGGAGTAA
- a CDS encoding porin has product MRPIPSTLLPLTLCALISNAFAQSAPAPAPAPAPSAPAVTSAIPLKISGRLDVGLKSAIPSDLSKETTASEAVDEGSNARLNFSGSSDIDADLSSYFMIEMRFNADNGAQNDSAALFKDKAWVGLTSKKYGDLKLGRLHSPQYGVSTAGRYEAFSGDSYASMGTRGALAANQWNNAVYYTTPTASGFNAGLTFSKGEKAAANGIGAHVAYNEGPASAAIGFQQEQDKWDTTTQKTMDTFSMGAYYDFGVVRVSSTYARSSKANITSSGSQDVFTAGVRIPYGPGEIRASVRSIDETARKSATDASSDVDSVRIGLGYAWLLDATTGVHFSLVRETQKRFNANGSEKSNATGEGAEISLRKTF; this is encoded by the coding sequence TTGCGCCCCATTCCATCCACCCTGCTCCCGCTCACGCTGTGCGCGTTGATCAGCAATGCATTCGCACAATCGGCACCCGCTCCGGCTCCCGCACCCGCCCCCAGCGCGCCGGCCGTGACGTCCGCCATTCCACTCAAGATCTCCGGACGCTTGGATGTGGGCCTGAAAAGCGCAATCCCTTCGGACCTGTCCAAAGAAACCACCGCCTCTGAAGCGGTGGATGAGGGTTCGAATGCCCGTCTGAACTTTTCCGGCTCATCTGACATCGACGCTGATCTGAGCAGCTATTTCATGATTGAGATGCGCTTCAACGCCGACAACGGCGCTCAAAACGACAGCGCGGCATTGTTCAAAGACAAGGCGTGGGTCGGCTTGACCAGCAAAAAATACGGCGACTTGAAGCTCGGTCGCTTGCATTCGCCGCAGTACGGCGTATCCACTGCCGGCCGCTACGAGGCGTTCAGTGGTGACAGCTACGCCTCCATGGGAACACGAGGCGCTCTGGCGGCCAATCAATGGAACAACGCGGTCTACTACACCACGCCAACCGCCAGTGGATTCAATGCCGGACTGACTTTCAGCAAAGGCGAAAAAGCAGCCGCCAACGGCATTGGTGCACACGTGGCCTACAACGAAGGCCCAGCATCAGCTGCCATTGGCTTCCAACAAGAGCAAGACAAGTGGGACACCACCACCCAGAAGACCATGGACACGTTCTCCATGGGCGCTTATTACGATTTTGGCGTTGTGCGTGTGAGCAGCACCTACGCCCGTTCCAGCAAAGCCAACATCACCAGCAGTGGCTCGCAAGATGTCTTTACTGCGGGTGTTCGGATTCCCTATGGCCCGGGTGAAATACGGGCATCGGTGCGAAGCATCGATGAAACAGCTCGCAAGTCCGCCACAGACGCCAGCTCCGACGTAGACAGCGTCCGCATCGGCCTTGGTTACGCCTGGCTTCTGGATGCCACTACCGGCGTGCACTTTTCCCTGGTGCGCGAAACACAAAAGCGTTTCAACGCCAATGGCTCTGAGAAGAGCAACGCCACCGGTGAAGGCGCAGAAATCTCCCTGCGCAAGACGTTCTAA
- a CDS encoding FadR/GntR family transcriptional regulator has product MTTSPSKSVANKSQPQRVVESIQARILNGELKTGDRIPPEPSLMEEFSVSRTVVREAMSSLQASGFVKTRHGIGTFVLERTGSASLLSAPPQELHVKQTLAMLELRISLESEAAHLAALRRTDAHLAVMREALLSYRSNWQAGKSTVEDDYRFHAEIAAATDNQYFLEVLGNLGNATLRSHSHEGIEQTKAKVTTGQFGEALPILSDGKETAQREHEAIFDAIARQDAASAKAAMFMHLSNSRERLRRKIEPA; this is encoded by the coding sequence ATGACCACCTCCCCCTCCAAATCCGTAGCCAACAAAAGCCAACCACAGCGCGTGGTTGAAAGCATTCAGGCCCGCATCCTGAATGGCGAATTGAAAACGGGAGATCGCATTCCGCCCGAGCCTTCGCTGATGGAGGAGTTCAGCGTCAGCAGGACGGTGGTACGTGAGGCCATGTCCAGCCTGCAAGCCAGCGGTTTTGTGAAGACCCGCCATGGAATCGGGACTTTTGTTTTGGAACGAACTGGGAGCGCCAGTCTTCTCTCCGCACCGCCTCAGGAGCTGCATGTAAAGCAGACTTTGGCCATGCTGGAGTTGCGCATCAGTCTTGAGTCTGAGGCGGCTCATCTGGCCGCATTGAGGCGTACCGACGCACATCTCGCTGTGATGCGTGAAGCATTGTTGAGCTACAGGTCCAATTGGCAAGCTGGCAAGAGCACCGTTGAAGATGATTACCGGTTCCACGCTGAGATTGCCGCCGCAACTGACAACCAGTATTTCCTGGAAGTTCTGGGCAACCTGGGGAATGCTACTTTGCGCTCGCACTCCCATGAAGGAATCGAACAAACCAAAGCGAAAGTCACGACCGGCCAGTTCGGCGAAGCGCTTCCCATTTTGTCGGACGGCAAGGAGACTGCACAAAGGGAACACGAGGCCATTTTTGATGCCATTGCACGCCAGGATGCAGCGTCCGCCAAAGCCGCCATGTTCATGCATTTGAGCAACAGCCGAGAGCGACTCCGTCGCAAGATCGAACCCGCCTGA